In one window of Eggerthella guodeyinii DNA:
- a CDS encoding HAD family hydrolase — MIKLIASDMDGTLLDGNQCVPDGTYDLILRLRDADIRFVASSGRRFDTLSELFEPVVECMDFVASNGAQVIIEGTLVDREVFSHAALRRLAHTCNLFDTLHLALFDETRSYLLDDEARFEREVDKNLPNPVRVFDVPSPEVNILKASVYCDEGVMDMAYALTRELEADFVFAPSGNKWIDVMQRGVNKATGIEQVMAAHGVRAEEVMAFGDSMNDYEILRMAGTSVAMGNARSAIKQIATKVIGTNVEHSVQRELRALLDIMG, encoded by the coding sequence ATGATCAAGCTTATCGCCAGCGACATGGACGGCACGCTGCTCGATGGGAACCAGTGCGTGCCCGACGGAACCTACGACCTCATCCTGCGCCTGCGCGACGCGGACATCCGATTCGTGGCCTCGTCGGGGCGGCGCTTCGACACGCTGAGCGAGCTGTTCGAGCCCGTGGTGGAGTGCATGGACTTCGTCGCGTCCAACGGCGCGCAGGTTATCATCGAGGGCACGCTGGTCGATCGCGAGGTGTTCTCGCACGCGGCGCTGCGTCGGCTGGCGCACACCTGCAACCTGTTCGACACGCTGCATCTCGCGCTGTTCGACGAGACGCGCAGCTACCTGTTGGACGACGAGGCGCGGTTCGAGCGCGAGGTGGACAAGAACCTGCCGAACCCCGTGCGCGTGTTCGACGTGCCGTCGCCCGAGGTGAACATCCTGAAGGCCTCGGTGTACTGCGACGAAGGGGTCATGGACATGGCGTATGCGCTCACGCGCGAGCTGGAGGCCGACTTCGTGTTCGCGCCGTCGGGCAACAAGTGGATCGACGTCATGCAGCGCGGCGTGAACAAGGCCACCGGCATCGAGCAGGTGATGGCGGCTCACGGCGTGCGAGCCGAGGAAGTGATGGCGTTCGGCGACTCCATGAACGACTACGAGATCCTGCGCATGGCGGGCACGAGCGTTGCCATGGGCAACGCTCGCTCGGCCATCAAGCAGATCGCCACGAAGGTGATCGGGACGAACGTCGAGCACAGCGTCCAGCGCGAGCTGCGCGCCCTCCTCGACATCATGGGGTAG
- a CDS encoding helix-turn-helix transcriptional regulator, which translates to MSFADNLVYLRQHYGITQEGLAEQLGVSRQTVSKWEAGTNYPEMDKILVLCDLFNVKLDDLMRGSVVVTREGDTERYDAHMNRFNLSVVAGVACILVGVGLNGLLDALGWPGNLQAVALLSCVVIGVVLLVMGSLSHGEFKRRNPSIEPRYSDAALDRFGRRFPLLTALGVGIILLDVIMLIGLTPDEGTILVGGVSLEELAIAPFMFILAIAVGILIWAGMQKSKYDLSELTYIAHRQDLGADLPASAIVKTPEQIRADRIMGVVCGVIMLLATIVFLVWGFVPLFDQVGGWDGFDKNELRDLIRDGQGGFYISWIAFVVGGILCGITCLIGSVLSKSKDDWIAEARQEDAWMKYAQQDAKEDPWARGPEAPVPPQAPTAPHHPTNPAAGPDRTWK; encoded by the coding sequence ATGAGCTTCGCCGACAACCTCGTATACCTGCGGCAGCATTACGGCATCACGCAGGAAGGGCTCGCCGAGCAGCTGGGCGTGTCGCGTCAGACCGTCAGCAAGTGGGAAGCCGGCACGAACTACCCCGAGATGGACAAGATCCTCGTGCTGTGCGATTTGTTCAACGTCAAACTCGACGACCTCATGCGCGGCAGCGTCGTCGTGACGCGGGAAGGCGACACCGAGCGCTACGACGCGCACATGAACCGCTTCAACCTGTCCGTCGTGGCCGGCGTGGCGTGCATCCTCGTAGGCGTGGGCCTGAACGGGCTGCTCGATGCCCTCGGATGGCCGGGGAACCTGCAGGCCGTCGCGCTGCTGTCGTGCGTGGTCATCGGCGTGGTGCTCCTCGTCATGGGCAGCCTCAGCCACGGCGAGTTCAAGCGCCGCAACCCCTCCATCGAGCCGCGGTACTCGGACGCCGCGCTCGATCGCTTCGGCCGGCGCTTCCCCCTGCTCACCGCGCTCGGCGTGGGCATCATCCTGCTCGACGTCATCATGCTGATCGGCCTCACGCCCGACGAGGGCACCATCCTCGTGGGCGGCGTCTCGCTCGAAGAGCTCGCCATCGCCCCCTTCATGTTCATCCTCGCCATCGCCGTGGGCATCCTCATCTGGGCCGGCATGCAGAAATCGAAGTACGACCTATCCGAGCTCACCTACATCGCGCACCGCCAGGACCTCGGCGCCGACCTGCCCGCCTCCGCCATCGTCAAAACGCCCGAGCAGATCCGCGCCGATCGCATCATGGGCGTCGTCTGCGGCGTCATCATGCTGCTGGCCACCATCGTGTTCCTCGTATGGGGCTTCGTGCCGCTGTTCGACCAGGTCGGCGGCTGGGACGGCTTCGACAAGAACGAGCTGCGCGACCTCATCCGCGACGGCCAGGGTGGCTTTTACATCAGCTGGATCGCGTTCGTGGTGGGCGGCATCCTGTGCGGCATCACCTGTCTGATCGGCAGCGTGCTGTCGAAGTCGAAGGACGATTGGATCGCCGAAGCGCGTCAGGAAGACGCCTGGATGAAGTACGCGCAGCAGGACGCCAAGGAAGACCCCTGGGCCCGCGGCCCCGAAGCCCCCGTTCCGCCCCAAGCCCCGACGGCCCCGCACCACCCCACCAACCCCGCCGCCGGCCCCGACCGCACCTGGAAGTAG
- a CDS encoding FAD-dependent oxidoreductase, protein MRAGRGLKLAEGAGAELVGLSDIQLHPCGTPGTGLMEDIRTSGRNRIFVNKSGERFVNEGAERDTLCKAIFAQPESTYWIVVNKVRYPSETEPDANGATIENMLALGHIVKGETVEDLAEQTQMDAAKLQASIDVYNQVVAGETEDPFGFKANNTADQQLTEGPWYACRKVPTVHHTMGGIRINVDTQAMNADGQVIPGLYACGECTGGIHGSNRLGGNAIADCITFGRQAGTQAAQHATS, encoded by the coding sequence GTGCGCGCAGGGAGAGGCCTCAAGCTTGCCGAGGGAGCCGGCGCGGAACTCGTCGGGCTGTCGGACATCCAGCTGCATCCGTGCGGCACGCCCGGCACCGGCCTCATGGAAGACATCCGCACCTCAGGGCGCAACCGCATCTTCGTCAACAAGAGCGGGGAGCGGTTCGTCAACGAAGGGGCCGAACGCGACACGCTGTGCAAGGCCATCTTCGCGCAGCCCGAATCGACGTACTGGATCGTCGTCAACAAGGTGCGCTACCCTTCGGAAACCGAGCCTGACGCGAATGGTGCGACCATCGAGAACATGCTGGCGCTCGGTCATATCGTGAAAGGCGAAACCGTCGAAGACCTGGCGGAGCAAACGCAGATGGACGCCGCAAAGCTACAAGCTTCCATCGACGTGTACAACCAGGTCGTTGCAGGCGAAACCGAAGACCCGTTCGGTTTCAAAGCAAACAATACCGCCGACCAGCAGCTGACCGAAGGGCCGTGGTACGCGTGCCGCAAGGTTCCCACGGTTCATCACACCATGGGCGGCATCCGCATCAACGTCGACACGCAGGCCATGAACGCGGACGGCCAGGTCATTCCCGGCCTCTACGCATGCGGCGAATGCACCGGCGGCATTCACGGCAGCAACCGGCTGGGCGGCAACGCCATTGCCGACTGCATCACGTTCGGGCGCCAAGCCGGCACGCAGGCAGCGCAGCACGCGACAAGCTAA
- a CDS encoding helix-turn-helix transcriptional regulator yields MEQGEESGSGERVQMVDRYLHTGSFAAFRSTFLPGLILAFFGIGFYRLWYQFNFYNLHFSADVGMVTVGANIARVVVIALLVLLVYKAGFTRATRGVFVWSGFVLMTASSLLYLLDLFFGTTDLEALRVVVGGIGLVGGEIIWIFFLERLRPGELFFYAAGGLALSCVLSLVMGYLDPVVSGMINLFVPALSVFAYWQAMTRLDERAGTTQIGRDDGMGKAPGTDTLYESGPFHSGAVHALIAFFLYALLLGMALGYPDGRQRELSQTVRSIHQVLVVLLIVFVVWLVLVRGRSFKLSGYWLFQNALMMGSICFLMSGSSGSEEASTFLLTNAVTCFYIPLVFFICLIGRHVHYQTTLVYAVVYGGSLLCMAVGRVVVYAVGPTLDHSLWLLIAMAIVVLVEATLIMRPRFMGDYPIGFELGEMRREASVKAVEARVVDPVAAFAGRYGLNDTERAIVSLIAQGRSRTFIAQALSYSENTIRNYTRTVYRKVGVHSKQELLDRVAESRDA; encoded by the coding sequence ATGGAGCAAGGGGAGGAAAGCGGAAGCGGCGAGCGCGTGCAGATGGTCGACCGGTATCTTCATACCGGTTCTTTCGCGGCGTTCAGATCGACGTTCTTGCCCGGTTTGATCCTCGCTTTTTTCGGCATAGGTTTCTACCGCCTTTGGTACCAGTTCAACTTCTACAACCTGCATTTTTCAGCCGACGTCGGCATGGTGACGGTGGGCGCGAACATCGCCCGCGTCGTGGTGATCGCGCTGCTCGTCCTGCTCGTGTACAAGGCCGGTTTCACGCGCGCAACGCGCGGCGTGTTCGTATGGTCCGGCTTCGTGCTGATGACGGCTTCGAGCTTGCTCTACCTGCTCGACCTCTTTTTCGGCACAACCGACCTTGAGGCGCTGCGCGTCGTCGTCGGGGGAATAGGCTTGGTTGGCGGCGAGATCATCTGGATATTCTTTCTCGAGCGGCTGCGTCCTGGCGAGCTGTTCTTCTATGCTGCGGGCGGGTTGGCCCTGTCGTGCGTGCTCTCGCTTGTGATGGGGTATTTGGACCCCGTTGTTTCGGGCATGATCAACCTGTTCGTCCCTGCGCTGTCGGTGTTCGCTTACTGGCAGGCGATGACGCGGCTTGACGAGCGCGCCGGGACGACGCAGATCGGCCGGGACGACGGCATGGGGAAGGCGCCGGGAACCGACACGCTCTACGAATCGGGCCCGTTTCACTCGGGCGCCGTGCACGCGCTGATCGCGTTCTTTCTCTACGCGCTGCTGTTGGGCATGGCGCTTGGATACCCCGATGGGCGTCAGCGAGAGTTGTCGCAAACGGTGCGCTCGATTCACCAGGTGCTCGTGGTGCTGCTGATCGTGTTCGTCGTGTGGCTCGTGCTGGTGCGGGGCCGTTCGTTCAAGTTGTCCGGATACTGGCTGTTCCAGAACGCGCTCATGATGGGCAGCATATGCTTTCTGATGAGCGGATCGAGCGGGTCTGAAGAAGCCAGCACGTTCCTTCTGACCAATGCGGTGACGTGCTTCTATATTCCCCTCGTGTTCTTCATCTGCCTCATTGGCCGCCATGTTCATTACCAGACGACGCTGGTGTACGCGGTGGTGTACGGGGGATCGCTGCTGTGCATGGCCGTTGGGCGCGTTGTCGTGTACGCGGTCGGGCCGACGCTCGATCACAGCTTGTGGCTGCTCATCGCGATGGCGATCGTGGTGCTGGTCGAAGCGACGCTCATCATGAGGCCCCGTTTCATGGGCGACTATCCTATCGGGTTCGAGCTTGGAGAGATGCGACGCGAGGCGTCGGTCAAGGCTGTCGAGGCTCGGGTCGTCGATCCGGTCGCAGCGTTCGCAGGGCGGTACGGCTTGAACGACACCGAGAGGGCGATCGTGTCGCTGATCGCTCAGGGTCGAAGCCGCACCTTCATTGCCCAAGCGCTCAGCTACTCGGAGAACACCATCCGGAATTACACGAGGACGGTGTACCGCAAAGTCGGCGTGCATTCGAAGCAAGAGCTGCTCGATAGGGTCGCCGAGTCGCGAGACGCGTGA